A genomic window from Glaciihabitans sp. INWT7 includes:
- a CDS encoding VOC family protein has protein sequence MTTTDLLAADTSMGTVTLLVADLDGMTAYYRDAVALSVLASTVDTVTLGRGTTPLIILRAAPELVQASPRDAGLFHTAILFDSEAALAASVYSVATKAPGTFTGSSDHLVSKAFYFTDPEGNGVELYWDRDRAEWGWVHGQVEMSTLFLDPNAFLQEHLTTEAVEAPNFGEAVVGHVHLAVGDIDSAREFYVNRLGFEQTIMYGDSALFVSAGGYHHHMAMNTWNSAGAGRRGRTLGLGQVDIVVPGPDDLGSLAERMSHHGVATRHDGHTLSFDDPWANVIHVTAASA, from the coding sequence ATGACAACGACAGACCTTCTCGCCGCCGACACCTCGATGGGCACGGTGACCCTCCTCGTCGCCGACCTCGACGGGATGACTGCCTACTACCGCGACGCCGTGGCGCTCAGCGTGCTCGCCTCGACCGTCGACACCGTGACTCTCGGCCGCGGAACGACCCCGCTGATCATCCTGCGGGCCGCCCCCGAGCTAGTACAGGCGAGCCCCCGCGACGCGGGCCTCTTCCACACGGCCATCCTCTTCGATTCGGAGGCCGCACTCGCGGCATCCGTCTACTCGGTGGCGACGAAGGCGCCGGGCACCTTCACGGGCAGCTCCGATCACCTGGTGAGCAAGGCCTTCTACTTCACCGACCCGGAGGGCAACGGGGTGGAGCTCTACTGGGACCGGGACCGCGCCGAGTGGGGTTGGGTGCACGGCCAGGTCGAGATGTCCACGCTGTTCCTCGATCCGAACGCGTTTCTGCAGGAGCACCTGACAACGGAAGCGGTGGAGGCCCCGAATTTCGGCGAGGCGGTCGTGGGGCATGTTCACCTCGCGGTCGGGGATATCGATTCCGCACGCGAGTTCTACGTGAACCGGCTCGGCTTCGAACAGACCATCATGTACGGCGACTCCGCGCTCTTCGTGAGTGCGGGCGGCTACCACCACCACATGGCCATGAACACCTGGAACAGCGCGGGCGCCGGGCGACGCGGCCGCACCCTCGGACTCGGTCAGGTCGACATCGTCGTGCCCGGCCCCGACGATCTCGGATCCCTCGCAGAGCGGATGTCACACCACGGCGTCGCGACCCGTCACGACGGGCACACCCTCAGCTTCGACGACCCCTGGGCGAACGTGATCCACGTGACCGCGGCATCCGCCTAG
- a CDS encoding anti-sigma factor domain-containing protein, whose translation MNDSAVPDAGHSDPDILAMMAMGEPDIPLADELHVQECPECLDELNSLVRVANLARSGSPLEHPLDAPGPAVWGSISRTLGLATEVMPAPFASAAAFGSAEESEAESSETPVSFEPQPVLPIASRSSGRARRSHRGRNRLVVPVLAGALAVVVSAGAILVATTVLAPKSEAPQPTVLAEARLEALPDWTGASGEAVVEQTGSGRQVVVTLSEPRTAPGYREVWLISSDLSKLISVGVLAGTEGRFTIPADVKLADYPIVDVSSEKPDGNPAHSGDSIVRGTL comes from the coding sequence ATGAATGACAGTGCGGTTCCGGATGCCGGACACAGCGATCCCGACATCCTGGCCATGATGGCCATGGGCGAGCCCGATATCCCGCTCGCCGACGAGCTCCACGTGCAGGAATGCCCCGAGTGCCTCGACGAGCTGAACAGTCTCGTGCGGGTGGCGAACCTCGCCCGGTCCGGCTCGCCTCTCGAGCATCCGCTCGATGCGCCGGGACCGGCGGTCTGGGGATCCATCAGCCGCACGCTCGGCCTCGCCACCGAGGTGATGCCCGCTCCGTTCGCGAGCGCTGCGGCCTTCGGGAGTGCTGAGGAATCGGAGGCCGAATCCTCGGAGACTCCCGTTTCTTTTGAGCCACAACCCGTTCTGCCCATTGCCTCCCGCTCGTCCGGCCGCGCTCGCCGCAGCCATCGTGGCCGAAACCGGCTGGTCGTTCCCGTGCTCGCGGGGGCGCTTGCGGTGGTCGTGTCGGCCGGAGCGATTCTCGTTGCGACGACAGTGCTGGCACCGAAGTCGGAGGCGCCGCAGCCGACGGTGCTTGCCGAGGCGCGTCTCGAGGCCCTCCCCGATTGGACCGGCGCCTCCGGTGAGGCCGTGGTCGAGCAGACGGGCTCCGGACGGCAGGTCGTCGTCACTCTCTCGGAGCCACGGACCGCGCCCGGTTACCGCGAGGTGTGGCTCATCTCCAGCGACCTCAGCAAGCTGATCAGCGTGGGGGTGCTCGCTGGCACGGAAGGCAGATTCACGATCCCCGCCGATGTGAAATTGGCCGATTATCCGATCGTGGATGTCTCGAGCGAGAAGCCGGACGGCAACCCGGCACACTCGGGAGACTCGATCGTGCGCGGCACCCTCTAG
- a CDS encoding sigma-70 family RNA polymerase sigma factor produces the protein MSELLQNHDESSLVASFQAGDERALATVYERWARLVYGMSMRSLANVADAEDVTQRVFVAAWLGRASFDPERARLSAWLVGITKNTIADAHERRARDRRDREALIQSLDREVTDWPDDLAERLVVADALADLPEIPRQIMRLAFYDRLTHTQIAERLGLPLGTVKSHIRRSLDRLRTRLEVSDDE, from the coding sequence GTGTCCGAGTTGCTCCAGAACCACGACGAGTCCTCTCTCGTCGCGAGCTTCCAGGCCGGTGATGAACGGGCCCTCGCGACCGTCTACGAGAGATGGGCGCGGTTGGTCTACGGAATGTCGATGCGCTCGCTCGCCAATGTCGCCGACGCCGAAGATGTGACCCAGCGCGTCTTCGTCGCCGCCTGGCTCGGACGGGCGAGCTTCGATCCCGAACGCGCGCGCCTGTCAGCCTGGCTGGTGGGCATCACCAAGAACACGATCGCGGATGCGCACGAGCGGCGGGCGCGCGATCGTCGTGATCGCGAGGCCCTCATCCAGAGTCTCGACAGGGAGGTCACGGACTGGCCCGACGATCTCGCCGAGCGACTCGTGGTGGCGGACGCCCTCGCCGACCTGCCGGAGATACCGAGGCAGATCATGAGACTCGCGTTTTACGATCGGCTCACACACACGCAGATCGCCGAACGGCTCGGCCTGCCGCTCGGCACGGTGAAAAGTCATATCCGTCGAAGTCTCGACCGGCTACGAACCAGATTGGAGGTGAGCGACGATGAATGA